Part of the Spirochaetota bacterium genome is shown below.
CTATCTTGCGCCCCGGCGCAAGGCTCTTTTTAGGCGCATGCTCGCCCGCATCCGCGCGCACTCATCCGCGCCGTACGTATACCTCTGCATGGAACCGCGGCACGTCTGGGAGGACGTGTTCGGCCGTTCGTTTGAATCGAACGAGGAGCTCGAGGCCGATATGAGCGGGCACCTTATTCGCACCTTCGGCGTATCGGTCCGCTGATTTCCGCGTTTCATTTCTTCTTTTCGATGAGGCTGCCGAACACGCTCGCGAACCCCCTGCGCTCGCCGAAGAATCCGCGCGCCCGCGACTTGATGTCCTCGACGGAGATGAACGCGCCGGGCTCCAGTGCCTCTACGGTCTCGAACACCTTTCGCGCCTTCTTGCGCGGCACTATGGTATAGATGATGGTAACCTCGCCCTTCGCCCCGCGACCCTTTATCGTGGTGACCCCGAAGCCCTCCTGGCGCAGCACCACGGGGAGGGTGAGCATTTTCTCCGTGGTAATGATGCGGATCGCCTGGGTCCCGATCGCGATCTTCGATTCGAGCCACATTCCCGCGTAATTGCCCGTCGCGAAGCCCGCGGCGTAGACCAGGTAGCTCGCGACCCCGTGAAGGCCGAACATCACCTCGCGGATGGCCGCGAGCCATATGAGCACCTCGACGAAGCCGAACAGCGGCGCGAGGGTGCGGTATCCCCGTGAAACCAGGATTATCCGGATCGTTCCGATAGACACGTCCATGATGCGCGCGAGGAAGATGAGGAGCATGCCCGCTATTTCAGGGGGCATGAAGCGCGACAGGTCCATCGGTTCCTCCTTCCCGGTTATTGAACGGGATTCGGCTTTCTGAGTACAAGGAGCAATCGAATCTTAGCGCCCTGATGGGTAGGCGGAGATTGAAGAGATCGGGGGGACACGGACGGACGGTACTATCGGTCACCCGAAATCTTTGTCCGCTTATCCCGTTAAATCCCGATTCCCCCTTGAAAAGCGTGCCAACGATAGGCACACCCCGGGATTCGCATAAAATTCAACCTTTTTCTAACAAATTCATCAAAAATTAAAAAAAGTGCATTTTGGGATAAAATTGCATGATATAACGCCGCATTTTTGAATAATACTGCGCAATCACCCCTAAAAAATTGCAGTTAAATTAAATTCTAATGCCGAAGGGGACGAATAAACGAATAGGGCGTGGTCTCCACACGTCGAATGTTCTTTGAAAACACTGGGGTTGCACCGTGATACGATGATCACGCATTCCGATTCCGGGACGTTACAAGCTTGTGTTCGCCCAAAGACAAGCCTGGAACAATACGTATGTCCCGGCTGTTACTGTAAGTCTCAGCCGTTTTTCCTGGTATCAAACCGTCGCCCACTGCCCTGGGCGGCGGCGGCAGGGAAGCCAAATACAGAGAACAAAGGAGTGTAAAATGATCATTAATCACAACATGGGCGCGATAAACGCCAACAGGACGCTGAAGTTTTCTCACTGGGAAGTGGACAAGAGCATGCAGAAGCTTTCGTCCGGCACTAGGATCAACAAGTCGGGCGATGACGCTTCCGGGCTTGCCGTTTCCGAGAAAATGAGAACGCAGATTTCAGGCCTGCGCCAGGCTGAGAGGAACGCCGAGGACGGTATGTCTTTCATTCAGACCGCCGAGGGGTATCTCGATCAGACCGCGCAGATCATTCAGCGCGTACGTGTGCTTGCCATTCAGTCGGCGAACGGTATCTATTCGCCGGAAGACCGGCAGCTCATGCAGGTGGAGGTTTCCGCGCTCGTAGACGAAGTCGACCGTGTAGCATCACAGGCCGAGTTCAACAGGTTTAAGGTCCTTACGGGATCGTTCAGCAGGAAGGGCGCGAAGGCGTCCATGTGGTTCCACATGGGTCCCAACGCGAACCAGCGCGAGCAGGTGTATATCAACACCATGACCGCGCAGGCCTTCAGGATGCGGGACGCCACCGGTAAGGTGATCCTGACCCTCTCTTCTCCCGGCGGGGCAAACAGGTCGATCGGCATACTCGATGAGTCTCTGCAGAAACTCTCGAAGCAGCGCGCCGATCTTGGTGCCTATTACAACCGCCTGGAATTGACCTCGAAGGGTCTCATGACGGCGTATGAGAATATTCAGGCCGCTGAGTCCCGTATTCGAGACGCCGACATGGCGGAGGAAATGGTTAACTTCACCAGAGGCAACATACTTGTGCACACCGGCACTGCGATGCTCGCACAGGCGAATATGCAACCCCAGTCGATCTTACGCTTGATAGGGCAATAATCATTGTAAGATCGTCGTTTTCCGGTTCTTTGAAAACTCAACTTGATTCTCACCACAATCTCCCGGGTTTTAGTGACTGTCCAAGCTGTCGGTTGTTCCGGCGGCTGGTGTTGTCTGGATAATGGGCAGTCCGGGCTTCAGTACCAAGGAGAATACCTTCGGACGGGCGGCCGGCCCGGCGTCACAGGATGTGGCGCCGAAAAACCCCGGCGGCCTTGAAATAAATTATACGGGGCCGCCCTGTAAATTCCTAAGGGAGGGAGTGTCGTATGAGAATCAGTCATAACATGAGCGCCATTTTCGCAAACAGGCAGCTTCAAAGCGTTTCCGACAAGATGGATAAGGCCATTGAGAAGTTGGCGTCGGGCGAGCGTATTAATCGCGCCGGCGACGACGCCTCCGGTCTGGCGGTATCTGAAAAGATGCGCACCCAGATCAACGGCCTGCTCCAGGCTGAAAAGAACGCCCAGAACGGGCTTTCTTTTATTCAGGTCGCGGAGGGCTCACTGCAGCAGATCAACGACATCTTGCAAAGGGTGCGTGCGTTGTCGGTGCAGTCAGCCAATGGTATTTATTCAAACGCGGACCGGTTGCAGATCCAGGTCGAGGTCTCACAGCTCGTCGAGGAGGTGGATCGCATTACCACCTCCGCGGAGTTCAACAGGATGAAGATGCTCACCGGTATGTATGCTCGCAAGAGCAAGATCGGAAGCATGTTCTTCCACGTGGGGCCTAACCAGGGGCAGCGGATGAAGGCTTATATAGGAACGATGAGTTCCAAGGCCCTCAATCTGTCGGATGGCAACAAGAAGCGCTCGATCTCGACGGTCGGGCAGGCGAATTCCATGATCGGCTTAATCGATGTGGCCCTGGACAAGCTGAATCGACAAAGGGCCGACCTTGGAGCCTACTACAACCGTATCGAGAATACGGTGAGCGCGTTGACGCGGTCTTACGAAAACATGCTTGCTGCCGACTCCCGGATTCGGGACGCGGATATGGCCTCGGAAATGGTTGAGTTTACGAAGAACCAGATTCTCGTTAAGAGTGGTATTTCGATGCTGGCTCAGGCGAATCAGAAGCCTCAGCTGATATTACAGCTGCTCCAATGAGAATCCTTTTTGATTTATTGGCGCATTCTCGGCAGTGCGGAATGCGGCAGCCCTCTCCGGTTGGGAGGCCGGGGAGGGAAACTTTTTAACTCTACAGGGAGGTGTAAAGGCGTATGAAGGAGTTCTGGTGAGTGTTGCCAGATACAAGGAGGTACGATATGGAAATCAACAAGGTATTGACCAAAGTAGTAGAAAACCCGGCGCAGACGAGAATGAGTCCCGTCCGGCCGGACAAGGAGCGCCACGCGTACGAACGCGAGGAGTCCGCGGCTGACCCCAAATTCTCGGGCGATCAGCTGAGCGACATCGTGGATACGCTGAACTCGGCGGCAAAATCCGTGAACCGCACGGTGTCTTTCTCGATACACGAAAAGACCAAGAGCGTGATCATGCGGTTTCAGGATTCGAGCACCCATGAGGTGGTGCGCGAGATACCGTCCCGGGAGATGCTGCGCCTGCTCGAGCATATGCGCGAGCTCATAGGCATGTTCGTGGACGAAGCGCGCTAGGCCGCAAGCCTTGAAGGGCGAAAAGCCTCTCATCGAACGCACGGATTCTTCCGATAATATATTGAAGAAGTGTGCGGGTATTGGTATTTTGTACTGAGACTTAAGGCGCTCGGCAGTCGATGCGTGCGCCTTCGATCGGGAGAGGTAATGTATGCCGGTCACCATGGGGGGCATGGCCTCCGGAATGGACACCGATGGTATAATCAAGAAACTGGTCGAGGTTGAGGCCAGGCCGATATACCAGTGGCAGGCGGAAAAAGAGACTTTCAACCAGCGCAAGCAGGCGCTCGGCAAACTTGGCACGGTTCTTTCCAAGGTATCCGACGCGTCGAAGGACCTTTACGGCTTTCGCGCCCAATATAACGAAAAGAAGGCGATTACAGACGATCCCGGGGCTCTCGAGGTGATCGCGTCCCGGCACGCCCAGCCGGGGGAACGCGCCATCCAGGTCGATGAAATCGCAGCCGCGCATAAGATCACGACCGATCCAGTAGCCTCGGACCAGAAGCTTTCCGCGGGAAAATTCAAGATAGAGGTGAACGGCGTGTCCCACGCCGTCAAGTTCCGCGGCGGCACGCTCAAAGCCCTCCAGGAACAGCTGGACGCGGACGCGACCGATATCGTTTCCACGTCCATCGTGAACACCTCCGAGGACAAGCAGCTCCTGACCGTCGAGTCGAAATCCCCCGGAAAGAAGGGCGAGATCAGGCTGTCCGGCGAGCGCGACATTCTTTACGAGAGCGGATTGGTGAAGGGGGCCAAGGAGGGCGACAACGAGAAGGTGGCCATGGTCTTCGATGCGCGCTATTTCGTTCCCTACGCGGGGGAGGCGAAGATACCCCAGAATACGGGCAACCTGGATCTCGACAAGGACGGTAAGTTCGTGAAGCTTACGGGCCTTCTCTGGAGGGAATACCTGCTGCCCGCCGAGATCGCGGTAAAGAAGAATTCCCTGCTCGAGGTCGCCGTCGAGTATGCCGTCGCCCAGGGGAGGGAAAAGGACGAGGCGCTCCCCTTCAAGTTGGAGGTCGGTCCCGAGGAAAAGACAATCATCAAGGGGATCGAGCTCCAGGGCTACAACGTGTCGCGCATACGGCCGCTGGATAAAAAGGAGCCCCAAAAGCAGGTCACCGACCTGCTGGGCGTGGGCGTGGTGAGCGTGGACGCGCAGAAAAACACCCGCGAGGAAAAACTCTACCCGATCGAGAAAAATTTCAAGGGCAGGATGGAAATTCCCGTGGGCCGCGATTTCCAGGATAAAAAAATCACCAAGGTTATTTTCTACTGCAACGAGGGCGATGCGAAGTTCGCCGACGCCGCGTTCCTGACGCCCATCGACACGACGGGTCTCCTTGAGCCCAAGAACGTCATCTCGAAACCGGCCGACGCGAAGCTCAAGGTGGACGGGGTCGATATTACCCGCGACAGGAACGAAGGACTGAACGACGTGGTGAAGGGGCTCACCCTCAACCTGAAGGGAAAGACGGTCAAGCCCGTGCACGTGAAGGTTGAGCACGATTCGGAAAAGGCCGTCCAGAAGATCAAGCAATTCGTCGAGGCGTATAACGCGTACATCGATTACGACCGTCAGCTCACGAAGGCCGAAAAGGTGGACAAGGTGGGGGCATACCAGGCGAACAAGGACAAGAACGGGATTTTCATGGGAGACATGACGATCCTGAGACTGGAAAACTCGCTGCGCGCGACGGTGAACGGCGCCTATCCCGGCCGCACCGAAAAGCCCATAAAACTCTTCACCCAGATGGGGATTTCGACCGGGGCGGTCAATTCCGCGTGGGAGACCATCCGCGAGGGCAAGCTCGTCGTCGACGAGGGCAGTCTCGCCTCGACGATACGCGAGCGGCCGGATGCCGTGGAGGAATTTTTCGGGTCCGATACCGACGGCGACAACCGCATCGACAACGGCATGGCGTTCGCCGTCGAAAACCTCCTGAAGCCGTACGTGAGTACGGGGAAAAATCTTATCGCCTCGAAAATGGATCTCGAGGATTCGTCGATAAAGAGCGCGGACGACAGGATCGCGCGGAAGCAGGAACATTTGAAAAAATACGAGGAAAAGCTCCGGAAAAAATTCGCGAGCATGGAACAGTCCATATCCGGCGCCAAGAGCCAGGGGGACTGGATGAAAAACCAGATGAAAGCCGGGGAAGGCGGCAACTGATGCCGCGCATCGGACAGGAGAACAGGGTGGATATACGAATCAACAGCTGCGAAGTGAATTTCGAGCTCGAGCACGAGCGCGCGGTCACGGACGTCGTACGGTCGATATCGGACTGGGCGAAGGAACGAGACCTCGTTTTCGTCGAGGCGCGCCTGGACGACACGAGCTATTCGGTGGACGATGTGCCCGACGTACCCTTGGACCAGGTGAAGGTGCTCAACTGCGTGGTCCAGTCGCGCGCCGACGTGGTGATCGCCGCGATCGAGGGGGGAATCGCCTATTGCGACCGCGCGATCCGCTTCATGGATTCGTTTTCGGCGGAGGGCGACGGGCCCGGCCCCGATCTCGGGTCGCTGGGGGCGGGAATGGACTGGCTGGCGGAGGTGATCCGCACGGCGCTTTCGCTCCTGGAACTGGACCCGGCGGCAACGGGTTACCGCGACACTACCGTACAGCACACGATTGAAGCGCTCAAGGCGGCGCATGAAAGCCTGAAGGGCGTCCGTTCCCCGCGGGAGGCCGCGCGGTTCTTTTCGGGCGAGGGAGCCTCGCTGCGGCATGCGCGCGAAATCCTGGTCATGCTCCTCCGGAGCGACCACGTGAGGACGCTCGTCGTAAGGAGCATAGATTCCCCGGATACCCTGATCGCGGCCTTGAAGGAAATAATGCGCGAAGTCCCCGCGAGGGCGGAAGCGGCCGGCGAGGCGGCGCTCGCGTACCAGGCCGGGAAGGACGGCGAGGGTTCCGTGAAAATCGACGAGCTCACCGATTTCCTGTACCGCTATTTCCGCGCGTGCAACCAGGGAATGCTCAGCTTCAAGCTTGAGCCGGGGGAGGTCGCGTCGGACGGCGTCACGATCGAGGAGAAGAACGCGTTCCTCCAGGAGCTCATCACGAGGATGAGCGAGGCGTTGGAGAACAACGATATCATCTCGCTGAGCGACGTGCTCGAGTACGAGCTCCGGCCCGCGCTGGAGGGTCTTGACGGCCACGTCAGGGCGCTCCTGGACCGCATGAGCGCGGAATGAATCCCGGACTCGCAGATAATGACCATATTTCAATCCAGCACCGGAACGATGAAATGACAGGACCTAAAAACGAGGGAAGCGGAAAATTGTGGGGCGGGCGCTTTTCGGGGGAGTCCTCCGATATCACCGAGAAGATTTCCGCCTCCGTCCATTTTGACGCGCGGCTGTACCGGCAGGACATACGGGGCTCCATCGCGCATGCGGGAATGCTGAAGAAGATCGGGCTGCTCAACGCGGACGAGCTTGTGGCTATCGTCGGGGGCCTCAAGGACATCGAGCGCGAAATCGGG
Proteins encoded:
- a CDS encoding DUF2179 domain-containing protein; translated protein: MDLSRFMPPEIAGMLLIFLARIMDVSIGTIRIILVSRGYRTLAPLFGFVEVLIWLAAIREVMFGLHGVASYLVYAAGFATGNYAGMWLESKIAIGTQAIRIITTEKMLTLPVVLRQEGFGVTTIKGRGAKGEVTIIYTIVPRKKARKVFETVEALEPGAFISVEDIKSRARGFFGERRGFASVFGSLIEKKK
- a CDS encoding flagellin produces the protein MIINHNMGAINANRTLKFSHWEVDKSMQKLSSGTRINKSGDDASGLAVSEKMRTQISGLRQAERNAEDGMSFIQTAEGYLDQTAQIIQRVRVLAIQSANGIYSPEDRQLMQVEVSALVDEVDRVASQAEFNRFKVLTGSFSRKGAKASMWFHMGPNANQREQVYINTMTAQAFRMRDATGKVILTLSSPGGANRSIGILDESLQKLSKQRADLGAYYNRLELTSKGLMTAYENIQAAESRIRDADMAEEMVNFTRGNILVHTGTAMLAQANMQPQSILRLIGQ
- a CDS encoding flagellin, coding for MRISHNMSAIFANRQLQSVSDKMDKAIEKLASGERINRAGDDASGLAVSEKMRTQINGLLQAEKNAQNGLSFIQVAEGSLQQINDILQRVRALSVQSANGIYSNADRLQIQVEVSQLVEEVDRITTSAEFNRMKMLTGMYARKSKIGSMFFHVGPNQGQRMKAYIGTMSSKALNLSDGNKKRSISTVGQANSMIGLIDVALDKLNRQRADLGAYYNRIENTVSALTRSYENMLAADSRIRDADMASEMVEFTKNQILVKSGISMLAQANQKPQLILQLLQ
- a CDS encoding flagellar protein FlaG; its protein translation is MEINKVLTKVVENPAQTRMSPVRPDKERHAYEREESAADPKFSGDQLSDIVDTLNSAAKSVNRTVSFSIHEKTKSVIMRFQDSSTHEVVREIPSREMLRLLEHMRELIGMFVDEAR